The Bos indicus isolate NIAB-ARS_2022 breed Sahiwal x Tharparkar chromosome X, NIAB-ARS_B.indTharparkar_mat_pri_1.0, whole genome shotgun sequence genome has a window encoding:
- the SMIM9 gene encoding small integral membrane protein 9, translating to MTPPVQTKQACKEPREKPSGLGTGVSVEALKLLSITFLLCSLTCLLLETVASSVSLPQHSVGVFAVMMKVPASIGPKIPIEENSRSWLSNFKDYLCNLIRSHIPPAAIFIFLIMSAVLGILCCLTVLIGEPVQ from the exons ATGACTCCTCCAGTTCAG ACAAAGCAGGCTTGCAAAGAGCCAAGGGAAAAACCATCTGGCCTTGGCACAGGGGTGTCTGTAGAAGCCCTGAAGCTGCTGAGCATCACATTTCTGCTGTGCTCTCTGACTTGCCTCTTGCTGGAGACTGTTGCTTCCTCTGTGTCACTGCCACAACACTCAGTGGGTGTGTTTGCCGTTATGATGAAAGTTCCGGCCTCCATAGGACCTAAGATTCCCATCGAAG AAAATTCCAGGTCCTGGCTGAGCAACTTCAAGGATTATCTCTGCAATCTCATCAGGAGCCACATCCCTCCAgcagccatttttatttttcttattatgtcAGCAGTGCTGGGGATCCTCTGCTGCCTCAC TGTTCTAATAGGTGAACCAGTCCAATGA